From the Xiphophorus maculatus strain JP 163 A chromosome 20, X_maculatus-5.0-male, whole genome shotgun sequence genome, one window contains:
- the LOC111605776 gene encoding putative fidgetin-like protein 2 isoform X2 translates to MHWSPEHGAPLSQWPEQHLDVTSTTSPQSAHKQDPYSTAARRTYAPAGYPWASDDISALTASSLLKRYAEKYSGLELSYERPATGAYSESGSFLKTETEPWALSQGMDCYPGLEALTGSKVGSASVGIPATGSVTLVSSNLVTEPGYGGTTSCNAPSSQEYPPAYNSTYLSPGYCPQPSAALPPAPLHTLQPAPTLVPSYSTSTPVYNYPPGCYPQTSLSSGYSHPSASYLPSGISAPTPLAPRPTVVGGSYSYPCHNLGGSTDGGLKRKAFEMTDEVQEEVEAEGSRYKKYGNGPGNSHSKGNGNSQANGYDVSRPANDQQTYKPGKPLISPPYNRAGNYSPPSGLARESVTGEHSFSQQQRMSVKIPASHTRAEDTTGGH, encoded by the coding sequence ATGCACTGGTCTCCGGAGCACGGCGCCCCTTTATCTCAGTGGCCTGAGCAGCACCTAGATGTGACATCCACCACCTCCCCACAGTCTGCCCACAAACAAGACCCCTACAGTACTGCTGCCCGGCGCACCTATGCCCCTGCTGGGTATCCTTGGGCCAGTGACGACATATCTGCTCTTACGGCTTCTTCGCTGCTCAAGCGATATGCGGAGAAGTACTCAGGTCTGGAGTTGTCATATGAACGCCCTGCTACAGGCGCCTACTCTGAGTCTGGAAGTTTCCTAAAAACTGAAACCGAGCCCTGGGCTCTGAGCCAAGGCATGGATTGCTACCCCGGACTTGAAGCACTAACTGGCTCCAAGGTGGGGTCTGCCTCTGTAGGAATCCCGGCCACAGGAAGTGTAACATTAGTGAGTAGTAACTTGGTCACGGAACCAGGCTATGGTGGCACTACGTCCTGCAATGCCCCATCATCTCAGGAATATCCTCCTGCCTACAACAGCACCTATCTGTCGCCCGGATACTGCCCTCAGCCCAGTGCAGCACTTCCACCTGCCCCTCTGCACACCTTGCAGCCAGCTCCTACTCTAGTGCCAAGCTACAGCACCAGCACTCCGGTCTACAACTACCCACCGGGTTGCTACCCCCAAACCAGCCTTTCTTCTGGATACAGCCACCCCAGTGCCTCCTATCTTCCCTCAGGAATTAGTGCCCCCACACCTCTAGCCCCTCGGCCTACCGTGGTCGGAGGTAGTTATAGTTACCCATGCCACAACCTTGGAGGGAGCACTGATGGAGGTCTTAAACGCAAGGCCTTTGAGATGACAGATGAAGTACAGGAGGAGGTAGAAGCAGAGGGATCACGCTACAAAAAGTATGGCAACGGTCCAGGAAACAGTCACAGCAAAGGTAACGGTAATAGCCAGGCCAATGGCTATGATGTTAGCCGTCCTGCCAACGACCAGCAGACCTACAAACCTGGAAAGCCCCTGATTTCACCTCCATACAACAGAGCAGGGAACTATAGCCCACCGTCAGGCCTTGCAAGGGAAAGCGTAACAGGGGAGCACAGCTTTTCTCAGCAGCAAAGAATGTCTGTGAAGATACCTGCATCTCACACACGAGCTGAGGACACCACTGGTGGCCACTGA
- the LOC111605776 gene encoding fidgetin-like isoform X1: MLSPATPYSLLKMHWSPEHGAPLSQWPEQHLDVTSTTSPQSAHKQDPYSTAARRTYAPAGYPWASDDISALTASSLLKRYAEKYSGLELSYERPATGAYSESGSFLKTETEPWALSQGMDCYPGLEALTGSKVGSASVGIPATGSVTLVSSNLVTEPGYGGTTSCNAPSSQEYPPAYNSTYLSPGYCPQPSAALPPAPLHTLQPAPTLVPSYSTSTPVYNYPPGCYPQTSLSSGYSHPSASYLPSGISAPTPLAPRPTVVGGSYSYPCHNLGGSTDGGLKRKAFEMTDEVQEEVEAEGSRYKKYGNGPGNSHSKGNGNSQANGYDVSRPANDQQTYKPGKPLISPPYNRAGNYSPPSGLARESVTGEHSFSQQQRMSVKIPASHTRAEDTTGGH, encoded by the coding sequence GTCTATTGAAGATGCACTGGTCTCCGGAGCACGGCGCCCCTTTATCTCAGTGGCCTGAGCAGCACCTAGATGTGACATCCACCACCTCCCCACAGTCTGCCCACAAACAAGACCCCTACAGTACTGCTGCCCGGCGCACCTATGCCCCTGCTGGGTATCCTTGGGCCAGTGACGACATATCTGCTCTTACGGCTTCTTCGCTGCTCAAGCGATATGCGGAGAAGTACTCAGGTCTGGAGTTGTCATATGAACGCCCTGCTACAGGCGCCTACTCTGAGTCTGGAAGTTTCCTAAAAACTGAAACCGAGCCCTGGGCTCTGAGCCAAGGCATGGATTGCTACCCCGGACTTGAAGCACTAACTGGCTCCAAGGTGGGGTCTGCCTCTGTAGGAATCCCGGCCACAGGAAGTGTAACATTAGTGAGTAGTAACTTGGTCACGGAACCAGGCTATGGTGGCACTACGTCCTGCAATGCCCCATCATCTCAGGAATATCCTCCTGCCTACAACAGCACCTATCTGTCGCCCGGATACTGCCCTCAGCCCAGTGCAGCACTTCCACCTGCCCCTCTGCACACCTTGCAGCCAGCTCCTACTCTAGTGCCAAGCTACAGCACCAGCACTCCGGTCTACAACTACCCACCGGGTTGCTACCCCCAAACCAGCCTTTCTTCTGGATACAGCCACCCCAGTGCCTCCTATCTTCCCTCAGGAATTAGTGCCCCCACACCTCTAGCCCCTCGGCCTACCGTGGTCGGAGGTAGTTATAGTTACCCATGCCACAACCTTGGAGGGAGCACTGATGGAGGTCTTAAACGCAAGGCCTTTGAGATGACAGATGAAGTACAGGAGGAGGTAGAAGCAGAGGGATCACGCTACAAAAAGTATGGCAACGGTCCAGGAAACAGTCACAGCAAAGGTAACGGTAATAGCCAGGCCAATGGCTATGATGTTAGCCGTCCTGCCAACGACCAGCAGACCTACAAACCTGGAAAGCCCCTGATTTCACCTCCATACAACAGAGCAGGGAACTATAGCCCACCGTCAGGCCTTGCAAGGGAAAGCGTAACAGGGGAGCACAGCTTTTCTCAGCAGCAAAGAATGTCTGTGAAGATACCTGCATCTCACACACGAGCTGAGGACACCACTGGTGGCCACTGA